Proteins from a genomic interval of Sphingobacterium sp. SYP-B4668:
- the proS gene encoding proline--tRNA ligase, translated as MSKGITSRAEDYSQWYNDLVIKADLAEYSAVRGCMVIKPYGYGIWERIQAILDKKFKDTGHSNAYFPLFIPKSFFSKEASHVEGFATECAVVTHYRLKNDGNGNIIVDEDAKLEEELIVRPTSETIIWNTYRGWVESYRDLPILVNQWANVVRWEMRTRLFLRTAEFLWQEGHTAHATEIEAIEEAERMLDVYADFSEKYLAVPVIRGRKTENERFAGALDTYCIEALMQDGKALQAGTSHFLGQNFAKAFDVKFTSREGKLEHVWATSWGVSTRLMGALIMAHSDDQGLVLPPMLAPIQVVIVPIYKTDEEKANIDVFVNQLISELKTKDISVKYDDRDTQRPGFKFAEWELKGVPLRVAVGSRDMQNKTVELARRDTQTKETVAQEGLSGHITTLLDTIQENIFQKALDFRDGHITEVNSYEEFKEVLETKGGFISCHWDGTVETEKRVKEETKATIRCVPLDAKEEAGVCIFTGKPSNKRVLFAKAY; from the coding sequence ATGAGTAAAGGAATTACAAGCCGCGCTGAAGACTATTCGCAGTGGTACAACGATCTGGTAATTAAAGCAGATTTAGCCGAATATTCAGCCGTGAGAGGATGCATGGTCATCAAACCATACGGATATGGCATCTGGGAACGTATACAGGCCATTTTGGATAAGAAATTTAAAGATACCGGTCACAGTAATGCGTACTTTCCTTTATTTATTCCTAAATCATTTTTTTCTAAAGAGGCTTCTCACGTAGAGGGGTTTGCAACAGAATGCGCTGTTGTGACTCATTATAGGCTTAAGAATGACGGAAATGGCAATATCATTGTAGATGAAGACGCAAAATTGGAAGAGGAACTAATCGTGCGTCCTACTTCGGAAACTATTATTTGGAATACGTATAGAGGTTGGGTTGAATCCTATCGTGATCTTCCAATCTTGGTTAATCAGTGGGCCAATGTGGTTCGCTGGGAAATGCGTACACGTTTGTTTCTACGGACTGCAGAATTTTTGTGGCAAGAGGGACACACGGCCCATGCTACTGAGATAGAAGCTATTGAAGAGGCGGAAAGAATGTTGGATGTATACGCTGATTTTTCTGAAAAATATTTGGCAGTGCCTGTGATAAGAGGTAGGAAGACTGAAAATGAGCGATTTGCAGGGGCCTTGGATACCTATTGTATAGAAGCATTGATGCAAGATGGTAAAGCATTGCAGGCCGGTACATCACATTTTTTGGGACAGAATTTTGCCAAGGCATTTGACGTTAAATTCACTTCTAGAGAAGGAAAGCTTGAACATGTATGGGCTACCTCTTGGGGTGTTTCTACTCGATTAATGGGAGCCTTAATCATGGCACATTCGGATGATCAAGGATTGGTATTGCCACCTATGTTGGCCCCTATTCAAGTGGTAATCGTACCTATCTATAAAACGGATGAAGAAAAGGCTAACATCGATGTATTTGTCAACCAGTTGATTTCCGAATTGAAAACAAAAGATATCTCGGTTAAATATGACGATCGTGATACCCAGCGTCCGGGATTTAAATTTGCGGAATGGGAATTGAAAGGCGTGCCTTTGCGAGTAGCGGTGGGATCGCGCGACATGCAAAATAAAACTGTCGAATTAGCAAGAAGGGATACCCAAACGAAAGAAACCGTGGCTCAGGAAGGGTTATCGGGACACATTACAACCCTACTGGACACCATCCAAGAAAATATCTTTCAAAAAGCGCTAGATTTTAGAGATGGACATATTACGGAAGTGAATTCCTACGAGGAGTTCAAAGAAGTATTGGAAACCAAAGGCGGATTTATCTCTTGTCATTGGGATGGAACAGTGGAGACTGAAAAGAGGGTCAAAGAGGAAACGAAAGCAACGATTAGATGTGTGCCTTTGGACGCGAAGGAAGAAGCCGGTGTCTGTATTTTTACGGGCAAGCCTTCGAATAAACGTGTTCTATTTGCAAAAGCGTATTAA
- a CDS encoding NAD-dependent epimerase/dehydratase family protein: MRYLILGCGWVGQSVADKWLADGHEVWASTTSVEKYHCLQDSGIFAFQYDFDTNDLPVEEMPATFDFILVSIPATNRHSVEVLKTRFEHVHTFLARLHYQKLIFLSSVGIYPDISARIDEASLEEGDLNEKLRLAERSMQLLSNAYVFRLGGLFGKNRIFAKYFENRVCTTGAQRANFVHLDDVMALLELAFRNSLRQPIYNLVAPEHPLKRDVVIASALKNSMALPKSFQNDESFQKVVLGALLQDELNYTFKYPSPLDF, from the coding sequence ATGCGATATCTTATACTGGGTTGTGGTTGGGTAGGTCAATCTGTAGCTGACAAATGGTTGGCAGATGGGCATGAAGTTTGGGCTTCTACAACCTCCGTAGAAAAATACCATTGTCTTCAAGACAGTGGTATTTTTGCTTTTCAATATGATTTTGATACGAATGACCTTCCTGTTGAGGAAATGCCAGCAACTTTTGATTTTATTTTGGTAAGCATTCCAGCAACAAATCGTCATTCTGTTGAGGTGCTGAAGACAAGGTTTGAACACGTTCATACTTTTTTGGCCCGTCTCCATTATCAAAAACTAATTTTTCTAAGTTCTGTGGGAATTTATCCAGACATATCTGCTCGTATAGATGAAGCTAGTTTGGAGGAGGGCGATCTTAACGAAAAATTGAGGCTTGCAGAGCGTAGCATGCAACTGTTGAGCAATGCATATGTTTTCAGATTGGGAGGATTGTTTGGTAAGAATAGAATATTTGCCAAATATTTTGAGAATAGAGTATGCACTACTGGTGCTCAACGGGCAAATTTCGTTCATCTTGATGATGTCATGGCCTTGTTGGAATTGGCTTTTCGAAACTCTTTGCGTCAACCGATTTATAATCTTGTGGCACCCGAGCATCCATTGAAAAGGGATGTTGTCATCGCCTCTGCTCTAAAAAATAGTATGGCACTACCTAAATCCTTTCAAAATGACGAATCATTTCAGAAAGTAGTGCTTGGTGCGTTGTTACAAGACGAACTGAACTATACATTTAAATATCCTTCGCCATTAGATTTCTAA
- a CDS encoding cystathionine gamma-synthase: MAYKFATKAIHAGQQADPTTGAVMTPIYQTSTYQQAAPGDHKGFEYSRGTNPTRKALEDCLAALENGKHGLAFSSGMAATDCVLRLLKPGDEVITGDDLYGGSYRIFTKVYEQYGIVFKFVNTSDVTEVERAITAKTSLIWVETPTNPTLKLADIEAIGKVAKAANILYVVDNTFASPYLQNPLDLGADIVMHSATKYINGHSDVVMGALVLNDDDLYKKLWFYYNAVGGTPGPQDAFLALRGIKTLHLRMEAHCANARQVATYLKNHPKIETIYWPGFEDHPGHEVAKKQMKDFGGMISIVLKDADLQETFRISSQFQVFTLAESLGGVESLINHPATMTHGSIPKEARERVGVVDNLLRLSVGIEDADDLIADLKQALA; the protein is encoded by the coding sequence ATGGCTTATAAATTTGCGACAAAGGCTATTCATGCTGGTCAACAAGCTGATCCTACAACAGGTGCAGTAATGACACCGATATATCAAACCTCTACATATCAACAAGCTGCTCCGGGAGATCATAAGGGGTTTGAATATTCCCGAGGTACAAATCCTACGCGCAAAGCGTTGGAAGATTGTCTGGCGGCTCTGGAGAATGGTAAACATGGTTTAGCTTTTTCAAGTGGTATGGCAGCTACAGACTGTGTTTTACGTCTATTGAAGCCGGGAGATGAAGTGATTACAGGTGATGATCTCTACGGTGGTTCGTACCGCATTTTTACCAAAGTGTACGAACAATATGGTATTGTTTTTAAATTTGTCAACACCTCTGATGTCACGGAGGTAGAAAGGGCTATAACGGCTAAAACCTCTCTTATTTGGGTGGAGACACCAACTAATCCGACGCTGAAATTAGCGGATATCGAAGCGATTGGCAAAGTGGCCAAAGCGGCCAATATCTTGTATGTGGTAGACAATACCTTTGCATCTCCTTATTTGCAGAACCCGTTGGATTTGGGAGCCGATATCGTGATGCATTCGGCGACGAAATACATCAATGGCCATTCAGATGTCGTAATGGGTGCGCTAGTACTGAATGACGATGATCTTTACAAAAAATTGTGGTTTTATTATAATGCAGTGGGAGGTACCCCGGGTCCCCAAGACGCTTTTTTGGCCTTAAGAGGTATCAAGACTTTGCATCTACGCATGGAGGCACATTGTGCTAATGCTCGACAAGTGGCTACCTATCTAAAGAACCACCCTAAGATTGAAACGATCTATTGGCCTGGATTTGAGGATCACCCCGGGCACGAAGTGGCTAAGAAGCAGATGAAAGATTTTGGGGGGATGATTTCTATTGTATTGAAGGATGCTGATTTACAGGAAACATTCAGGATATCTTCACAATTTCAAGTTTTTACCCTTGCAGAATCATTGGGGGGAGTGGAGTCTCTGATCAACCATCCAGCGACAATGACACATGGTTCCATCCCAAAAGAAGCACGTGAACGGGTTGGTGTCGTTGATAATTTGCTACGCTTATCTGTTGGAATCGAAGATGCGGATGATTTAATAGCTGATTTAAAACAAGCGCTAGCTTAA
- a CDS encoding TIGR02757 family protein, protein MSDFNLKDFLDQKVDEYNHVGFIPHDPISIPHLFVERENIEIMGFIASILAWGQRKTIINKCKELIDRMDGNPYDFVLHHQETDLKQLLGFKHRTFNDTDLLYFISFFKFHYSRFDSLEDAFLIGQEDSEDVNIEKSLNEFKSYFFSLPDFPLRTRKHISAPIQKSTVKRINMFLRWMVRCDNKGVDFGIWTKIAPSKLICPCDLHVERVARKFGLITYDKVNWKTAMELTENLRILDPNDPVKYDFALFGLGVEREM, encoded by the coding sequence ATGTCTGATTTCAATCTTAAAGATTTCCTCGATCAAAAGGTCGATGAATATAATCATGTTGGGTTCATCCCTCACGACCCCATATCCATTCCACACTTATTTGTAGAACGGGAGAATATCGAAATTATGGGCTTTATTGCCTCAATCTTGGCTTGGGGCCAACGAAAGACCATCATCAATAAGTGTAAAGAATTAATCGATCGTATGGACGGGAACCCATATGATTTTGTCTTGCATCATCAAGAGACGGACCTGAAGCAATTGTTGGGGTTTAAGCATCGGACCTTTAATGATACCGATTTGTTGTATTTCATTTCTTTTTTCAAGTTTCACTATTCCCGATTCGATTCACTGGAAGATGCATTTTTAATAGGGCAAGAAGATAGTGAAGACGTGAATATCGAAAAATCCTTAAATGAATTTAAATCGTATTTTTTTTCGTTGCCGGATTTTCCTTTGCGAACTAGAAAGCACATTAGCGCACCAATTCAAAAGTCTACTGTCAAGCGGATTAATATGTTCTTGAGGTGGATGGTACGCTGTGACAACAAAGGTGTGGACTTTGGTATCTGGACAAAAATTGCACCTAGCAAATTGATATGCCCATGTGACCTACATGTAGAACGTGTAGCACGAAAATTTGGGCTGATAACCTATGATAAAGTAAATTGGAAGACAGCGATGGAGCTCACGGAGAATTTGAGGATATTAGATCCTAATGACCCGGTAAAGTATGATTTCGCGCTCTTCGGTTTGGGAGTCGAACGCGAAATGTAA
- the gap gene encoding type I glyceraldehyde-3-phosphate dehydrogenase → MIKVAINGFGRIGRHTLRNILIRNLDQDLQVVAINDLTDTQTLSHLFKYDSVHGPFQGTIAFDNDHLIINGRYIRVFKEKSPEALPWKSLEVDVVIESTGHFTSKEKANLHLIAGARKVIISAPPTDKEIPTIVLGINDTTFDLSTAIISNASCTTNNVAPMVKILDENWGIEDGYITTVHSMTGDQNLHDAPHRDLRRARAASSSIIPTTTGAAKAITNVFPHLEGKLGGAGIRVPVLNGSLTDFTCTLKHRTSVTEINKKFKEAAEGQLKHILYYTEDPIVSVDIINNPYSCVFDAQLTSIVGGLVKVVGWYDNEFGYSNRLVDLLVRVNSL, encoded by the coding sequence ATGATAAAGGTTGCAATCAATGGGTTTGGCCGAATAGGTAGACACACCCTTCGCAATATTTTAATTCGAAATCTGGATCAAGATCTTCAGGTCGTTGCTATTAATGACCTGACAGATACCCAGACGCTGTCACATCTTTTCAAATACGACTCCGTACACGGTCCATTTCAGGGCACTATTGCTTTTGATAACGACCACCTTATTATCAATGGTCGATATATACGCGTGTTCAAGGAGAAGAGTCCAGAGGCTCTCCCTTGGAAGTCCCTTGAGGTTGACGTAGTCATTGAGTCAACAGGCCACTTCACCAGCAAAGAAAAAGCCAATCTACACCTGATAGCTGGAGCTAGAAAGGTTATCATCTCCGCCCCACCAACAGATAAAGAAATTCCAACCATTGTATTGGGCATCAATGACACCACATTTGACCTCTCTACCGCCATTATTTCTAATGCTTCCTGCACCACCAACAACGTGGCACCTATGGTAAAGATTTTGGATGAAAATTGGGGAATTGAAGATGGATATATCACCACCGTGCATTCTATGACTGGTGACCAAAATCTACATGATGCTCCCCATCGGGATTTACGTCGGGCCAGAGCAGCATCTTCGTCCATTATCCCGACTACCACCGGAGCGGCAAAAGCCATCACCAATGTATTTCCACACCTCGAAGGCAAATTGGGTGGCGCTGGAATACGTGTTCCCGTGTTAAATGGGTCCCTTACGGACTTTACATGTACACTTAAACATCGGACATCCGTAACCGAAATCAATAAAAAATTTAAGGAGGCTGCCGAAGGCCAGCTCAAGCATATATTATATTATACAGAAGATCCCATCGTGTCTGTAGACATTATTAACAACCCTTATTCTTGTGTTTTTGATGCACAATTAACCTCCATAGTCGGTGGCTTAGTCAAAGTTGTAGGATGGTACGACAACGAATTTGGTTACTCCAATAGATTAGTAGATCTCTTGGTCCGAGTCAATAGCCTATAA
- a CDS encoding redoxin domain-containing protein — translation MNKKFILGLIGIAFSALLLSCNSENKSSEQKEASNTTETAPDPHASSSAHQQQPAAPAMVKEVAKKLPADFTFYKLKSGISFNNIDLAKDKNSVFVLFDPGCNHCQHEATALSENYDRIKNVNIYFVSMNDPALMASFLDSFGPKLNGKANIEMLYDRNQDFIQKFHVPAQFPANYVYGPDGQLKEYWEGDRNINEIIAAYTK, via the coding sequence ATGAATAAGAAATTCATTTTAGGACTGATTGGAATAGCTTTTAGCGCTCTTCTTCTTTCTTGCAATAGCGAGAACAAGTCTAGCGAGCAAAAAGAAGCCAGTAACACTACAGAGACTGCCCCAGATCCGCATGCGAGCTCGTCCGCACATCAACAACAGCCTGCGGCTCCTGCCATGGTAAAAGAAGTAGCAAAAAAACTTCCTGCTGATTTCACTTTCTACAAATTAAAATCAGGTATAAGTTTCAACAACATCGACCTTGCAAAAGACAAAAATTCGGTTTTTGTATTGTTCGATCCGGGATGCAACCATTGCCAGCACGAAGCTACTGCACTTTCTGAGAATTATGACCGTATCAAAAACGTAAACATTTACTTCGTTTCGATGAATGATCCGGCTTTGATGGCCTCTTTCTTAGACAGCTTTGGTCCTAAATTAAATGGTAAAGCCAATATTGAAATGCTTTATGATAGAAATCAGGACTTTATTCAGAAATTCCACGTACCGGCACAATTTCCAGCTAACTACGTGTATGGTCCAGATGGTCAGCTTAAAGAATACTGGGAGGGTGACAGAAATATCAACGAAATCATAGCAGCATATACTAAATAA
- a CDS encoding AI-2E family transporter, protein MKYRQIHNNSINQIMLITITILICILIFTNLSYYLPGFLGAVTLYILFRNFFFKLTERRKWNKPLVSLLFILITIIFIVLPTWGLISYITPQLTSLVGDKNDIVKNFNSIKNYVETVPILKNVDLSEEALLSILQKLTKYLPNILNSIAEVGVNLLVALFVLYFMLVNAKRMESTIYHAIPFSQQSKQELWSEVNMMVRSNAIGIPILALCQGFVALLGYWLLGIENPIFWGGMTALSTIIPVLGTMTVYVPLSIFLLANGQVGNGLGLLAYGFIVIGGIDNVLRFTILKTLGNVPPLITVFGVLLGLKLFGMLGVIFGPLILSSVGVLLKVYSNEYGKSSPNRDDEPQIPT, encoded by the coding sequence ATGAAATACAGACAAATCCACAACAATTCGATCAATCAGATTATGCTGATCACTATTACAATTTTGATCTGCATTTTGATATTCACCAACCTTTCTTACTACCTCCCTGGTTTTTTAGGAGCTGTAACATTGTATATTCTTTTTCGCAATTTCTTTTTCAAGCTGACAGAACGACGCAAATGGAACAAACCACTGGTCAGTTTGCTCTTTATCCTCATCACCATTATTTTTATTGTCCTACCAACTTGGGGGCTCATCAGCTATATTACGCCTCAATTGACATCTCTTGTTGGTGACAAAAACGATATCGTAAAAAACTTCAACTCGATCAAAAATTATGTGGAGACAGTCCCCATTCTAAAAAATGTAGACCTGTCCGAAGAAGCACTCCTGAGCATTCTACAAAAATTGACTAAATACCTGCCCAACATTCTAAATTCGATTGCCGAAGTGGGCGTCAATTTGCTTGTTGCCTTATTTGTCCTATATTTTATGTTAGTCAATGCCAAGCGGATGGAATCCACGATCTACCATGCTATCCCCTTCTCGCAACAAAGCAAGCAAGAGCTCTGGAGTGAAGTAAATATGATGGTTAGGTCCAATGCGATAGGGATACCTATATTGGCTTTATGCCAAGGCTTTGTAGCCCTACTCGGCTATTGGTTATTGGGTATTGAAAACCCTATCTTTTGGGGCGGGATGACTGCACTGTCTACCATTATTCCCGTGTTGGGTACAATGACTGTATATGTTCCCCTATCTATTTTTCTATTGGCCAATGGTCAGGTGGGAAATGGACTAGGCTTACTTGCTTATGGCTTTATAGTAATAGGTGGTATAGATAATGTGCTCCGCTTCACCATCCTAAAGACATTGGGCAATGTTCCGCCATTGATAACCGTATTCGGAGTATTGCTCGGTTTAAAATTGTTTGGGATGCTGGGTGTTATCTTTGGTCCTCTCATTCTTTCCTCGGTCGGCGTGTTATTAAAGGTATATAGCAATGAATATGGAAAGTCGTCTCCCAACCGAGATGATGAACCACAAATACCCACCTAA
- a CDS encoding acyl-ACP desaturase: MQELNQQIPEGSRKEVMKYLEPFMLNEMSEYLKPVEDMWQPADFLPDSSRDTFFEEVRDLQESAKELSYDLMAVLIGDTLTEEALPTYESWLTMVEDVEKNEQGGWMKWVRAWTAEENRHGDLLNKYLYLTGRVNMREFERSAQYLIKDGFDIGTGSDPYRNFIYTSFQEIATNVSHRRVAGLAKKHGDKLLAKMCGVIAADEARHAKAYMSFISKALTVDASEVVLAFEDMMRKKIVMPAQFLRETGEPQGQAFSHFSDAAQRLEVYTAVDYVDILKELNTDWNLDKLTGLNEKAEKARDYLLKLPDRLLRLADRMQTPIKEYKFKWIYG; the protein is encoded by the coding sequence ATGCAAGAGTTAAACCAACAAATCCCCGAAGGATCCCGTAAGGAGGTCATGAAATACTTGGAGCCTTTCATGCTTAATGAAATGAGCGAATATCTGAAACCTGTTGAGGATATGTGGCAGCCGGCTGATTTCCTTCCAGATTCGTCACGGGATACGTTCTTTGAAGAAGTGAGGGACTTACAGGAGAGCGCAAAAGAGTTGTCGTACGATCTCATGGCCGTATTGATAGGTGATACACTCACTGAAGAGGCGCTCCCCACTTACGAGTCTTGGCTTACTATGGTGGAAGATGTTGAAAAAAACGAACAGGGAGGTTGGATGAAGTGGGTCCGTGCATGGACTGCAGAAGAAAATCGCCATGGCGACCTCTTAAATAAATACCTTTACTTGACGGGACGTGTCAATATGCGCGAATTTGAACGGTCTGCCCAATATTTGATTAAAGATGGATTTGATATTGGCACAGGCAGTGATCCTTATCGTAATTTTATATACACTTCCTTCCAAGAGATTGCGACCAACGTGTCCCATCGTCGTGTGGCGGGACTGGCCAAAAAACATGGAGACAAGCTTTTAGCCAAAATGTGTGGGGTTATCGCCGCTGACGAAGCTCGGCATGCCAAAGCTTATATGTCGTTCATTTCTAAAGCATTGACAGTTGATGCCAGCGAAGTAGTGTTGGCTTTTGAAGATATGATGCGCAAAAAAATTGTCATGCCCGCACAGTTTTTAAGAGAAACAGGGGAACCGCAAGGTCAAGCATTTTCGCATTTCTCCGATGCCGCACAACGATTGGAAGTGTATACCGCAGTAGATTATGTAGACATTCTCAAAGAGTTAAATACAGACTGGAACTTGGACAAATTAACAGGATTGAATGAAAAAGCCGAAAAAGCAAGGGATTATTTACTCAAACTTCCGGATCGCCTTTTAAGACTTGCCGACCGTATGCAGACGCCCATAAAAGAGTACAAGTTCAAATGGATTTATGGATAA
- a CDS encoding cysteine desulfurase, producing MKNLDITKIRADFPILSREVNGKPLVYLDNGATTQKPKQVIDAIVKYYTDMNSNVHRGVHYLSQISTDAFEVTRRKVKQFINAAHEHEIIITTGTTHAINIIATCFGKAHIRKDDEILISAMEHHSNIVPWQMLCDEVGAKLKVIPMNEKGELIVEEYENLLNDRTKIVSITYVSNALGTVNPVKEMIEIAHRYQIPVLVDGAQAVQHMAVDVQELDADFFTFSGHKMYGPTGIGVLYGKEALLNAIPPYQGGGDMIKEVTFAKTTYNELPFKFEAGTPNIEAGICLADAIDYIQSLGLENIAAHEEELLAYATEKMIQIPGLRIIGTAARKSSVLSFVVEGVHPYDIGVILDKLGIAVRTGHHCAQPVMEQFGIPGTVRASFACYNTKEEIDKLAMGVERAVAMLV from the coding sequence TTGAAAAACTTAGATATCACTAAAATCAGAGCTGATTTCCCGATTTTGTCTCGGGAAGTAAATGGTAAACCCCTAGTATATCTCGATAATGGTGCCACTACACAAAAACCGAAGCAGGTGATTGATGCTATCGTCAAGTATTATACAGATATGAATAGCAACGTGCACCGTGGAGTGCATTATTTAAGTCAGATTTCCACTGATGCTTTTGAAGTAACGCGTCGTAAAGTTAAGCAGTTTATCAATGCGGCGCACGAACATGAAATCATTATCACAACTGGAACTACTCATGCAATTAATATTATTGCGACCTGTTTTGGTAAAGCACATATTCGTAAAGATGATGAAATTCTTATTTCGGCAATGGAACATCATTCCAACATAGTGCCTTGGCAGATGTTGTGTGATGAAGTAGGTGCCAAACTGAAAGTCATTCCTATGAATGAAAAAGGTGAATTGATAGTAGAAGAATACGAGAACTTGTTGAATGATCGAACGAAAATTGTATCAATTACCTACGTTTCCAATGCATTAGGGACGGTGAATCCCGTTAAGGAGATGATTGAGATTGCGCATCGATATCAGATACCGGTCTTAGTTGATGGAGCACAGGCTGTCCAACATATGGCTGTCGATGTTCAAGAATTGGATGCTGACTTTTTTACCTTTTCTGGGCATAAGATGTACGGCCCTACAGGAATAGGAGTGTTGTATGGAAAAGAAGCGTTGCTAAATGCAATCCCGCCCTATCAAGGTGGTGGTGACATGATAAAGGAGGTAACTTTTGCAAAAACGACGTATAATGAGCTTCCTTTTAAATTCGAAGCAGGTACACCCAATATCGAAGCAGGTATATGCTTAGCGGATGCAATTGATTATATTCAATCCTTGGGACTGGAGAATATTGCTGCGCATGAAGAGGAATTGTTGGCCTATGCAACAGAAAAGATGATCCAAATCCCTGGACTAAGAATTATTGGTACGGCAGCTCGCAAATCGTCGGTATTATCCTTTGTAGTGGAAGGAGTCCATCCTTATGACATTGGGGTAATATTGGATAAATTGGGAATTGCTGTGCGTACAGGGCACCATTGTGCTCAACCAGTGATGGAGCAGTTCGGTATACCGGGCACTGTACGGGCTTCTTTTGCGTGCTATAATACCAAAGAAGAGATCGACAAATTAGCGATGGGAGTAGAACGTGCAGTGGCTATGTTGGTGTAA
- a CDS encoding SufE family protein, giving the protein MTINEIQDELIEDFSFFDDWMQKYEYIIQLGKELPLIDEQFKVDSYIIKGCQSKVWLHPEMEADKLMFKADSDAVITKGLVSLMVKVLSGHTPEEIAKADLYFIDQIGLKEHLSPTRANGLLSMVKQMKLYAIALHAKK; this is encoded by the coding sequence ATGACGATAAACGAAATACAAGATGAGCTCATCGAGGATTTTTCCTTCTTTGATGACTGGATGCAGAAGTACGAATACATCATTCAATTAGGTAAAGAATTACCATTGATCGATGAACAATTTAAGGTCGATAGTTATATTATTAAAGGTTGCCAATCTAAGGTGTGGCTTCATCCCGAAATGGAGGCTGATAAATTGATGTTCAAGGCCGATAGTGATGCTGTTATCACTAAAGGGCTGGTCAGCTTAATGGTCAAGGTTTTATCAGGGCATACTCCTGAGGAAATCGCAAAGGCCGATTTATACTTCATTGATCAGATTGGATTAAAAGAACACCTTTCACCGACAAGGGCCAACGGCTTACTCTCCATGGTGAAACAGATGAAACTTTACGCAATAGCGCTTCACGCTAAGAAATAA